The Benincasa hispida cultivar B227 chromosome 11, ASM972705v1, whole genome shotgun sequence genome has a segment encoding these proteins:
- the LOC120091403 gene encoding uncharacterized protein LOC120091403 has translation MAAFFHFTIFFTISLSLISLSLPSSLSLSSTIHDLLRSKGLPPGLLPKEVKSYSLSPNGLLEVFLDGPCLTKYENRVLFQSVVRANLSYGSLIGVQGLTQEELFLWLPVKDIIVDDPKSGLILFDIGVAHKQLALSLFEDPPSCKSQPKGGLRNHVRKEKGFEALR, from the exons ATGGCCGCCTTCTTCCatttcaccattttcttcaccatttctctttctctaatctctctctctcttccctcctccctctctctctcctccACCATTCACGATCTCCTCCGCTCCAAAGGCCTCCCACCGGGCCTTCTTCCGAAAGAAGTTAAATCCTACTCCCTTTCCCCAAATGGTCTTCTCGAAGTCTTCTTAGATGGCCCTTGTTTAACCAAATACGAGAACAGAGTTCTTTTTCAAAGCGTTGTTAGGGCTAATCTCAGCTATGGAAGTTTGATTGGCGTTCAAGGTCTCACTCAGGAAGAACTCTTTCTATGGCTTCCTGTTAAAGATATAATCGTTGATGATCCTAAATCTGGCTTGATTCTCTTTGACATTGGTGTTGCTCATAAACAACTCGCTCTTTCACTATTCGAAGATCCTCCAAGTTGCAAATCGCAACCTAAAG GGGGTTTGAGGAATCATGTGAGGAAGGAGAAAGGATTTGAAGCTTTGAGatag